One region of Spiroplasma endosymbiont of Asaphidion curtum genomic DNA includes:
- a CDS encoding transposase family protein: MLFFGKKRQHSLKSQIIIDLFNNKIISVDFCYGSIHDYKLFLKSNTLINPKLELIADSGYQGLQNVHKNTLLPIKKSKNNPLNPDKKEYNSFLSKVRIAIEHVFARLKRFKILVYRYRNKIRRFELRFNLISGIYNFELS; the protein is encoded by the coding sequence TTATTATTTTTTGGTAAGAAAAGGCAACATTCATTAAAATCGCAAATAATTATTGATTTATTTAACAATAAAATTATTTCAGTAGATTTTTGTTATGGCAGTATTCATGATTATAAGTTATTTTTAAAATCAAATACACTTATAAATCCAAAATTAGAATTAATTGCTGATTCAGGATATCAAGGTTTGCAAAATGTTCATAAAAATACATTATTGCCAATTAAAAAGAGTAAAAATAATCCTTTAAATCCAGATAAAAAGGAATATAATAGCTTTTTAAGTAAAGTTAGAATTGCCATTGAACATGTTTTTGCTAGATTAAAAAGATTTAAAATACTAGTTTATCGTTATCGCAATAAGATTAGAAGATTTGAATTACGATTTAACTTAATTTCAGGAATATATAATTTTGAATTAAGCTAG